A portion of the Lolium rigidum isolate FL_2022 chromosome 1, APGP_CSIRO_Lrig_0.1, whole genome shotgun sequence genome contains these proteins:
- the LOC124684002 gene encoding auxin-responsive protein SAUR32-like, producing MGVHLLRKQHSSAAASGGGSTGSGTMPPKGCMAVRVVGPVGGGAAEEEERFVVPVGYLKHPLFVGLLKEAEEEYGFQQQGAITIPCGVENFRRVQSLIDHRQKTGGGGSSRGLVSGGHHHHNHGSSSGHLPFHIAACFRA from the coding sequence ATGGGCGTGCACCTGCTGAGGAAGCAGCACTCGTCCGCGGCGGCGTCGGGGGGCGGTTCGACCGGGAGCGGCACGATGCCGCCCAAGGGGTGCATGGCGGTGCGCGTAGTGGggccggtgggcggcggcgccgccgaggaggaggagcgcttcGTGGTGCCGGTCGGGTACCTGAAGCACCCGCTCTTCGTCGGCCTGCTcaaggaggccgaggaggagtaCGGCTTCCAGCAGCAGGGCGCCATCACCATCCCCTGCGGCGTCGAAAACTTCCGCCGCGTCCAGAGCCTCATCGACCACCGCCAGaagactggcggcggcggcagcagccgcggcctcgtctccggcggacaccaccaccacaaccatgGCTCCTCCTCGGGCCACCTCCCCTTCCACATCGCCGCCTGCTTCAGGGCGTGA